A stretch of Mucilaginibacter terrae DNA encodes these proteins:
- a CDS encoding penicillin acylase family protein codes for MPVVQSHSSVTTNKFGAAWLFSYISISVQPYMKIFRALFSVALLGVLIWALQTKFGPVPPVGGFINPATGFWQNAESKNLKNDETLQLDGLQDEVIIRYDENRVPHIFAKNEHDLYFAQGYVTATDRLWQMDIQTRSAGGRLAEVVGPDALETDRYHRRTGMVYGAENSLRGMMKDPRTKLAVEAYTAGINQYVRNLTIRNYPIEFKLLGYKPEEWTPLNTALLLKLMSETLAGGSDDLEMTNTLNKFGAAVTKDLFPDHNYQEDPIIPTGTKWNFTPVPVPKTSESFKAQMMSGNKPKARVEGIGSNNWAVSGSKSASGYPLLANDPHLNLTFPSIWYQIQLTAPGVNVCGVSLPGSPYVIIGYNNKTSWGFTNVDADVLDWYQLKFKDNTKNEYWYNNRWNKTTRRTEVIKVRGKPDVTEQVIYTHFGPVVYEDSTQKSRKVPVNVPAGTALRWIAHDESNDLLAFHLLNRGSNYDDYRKALTYYSAPAQNFIFASTGKDIAITPNGRYPLKFKEQGKFILDGTDAANDWQGWIPAAHNPTVKNPPRGFVSSANQSSTDATYPYYLNWQFGNYNRGKRINNRLAAMSNITADSLRLLQTDNYSITAHDILPTLLNYLDPTKLDATQRAALTELKQWNLCYDATSIGASIFNSWWVNVYSMIWKDDFDSPNADLRWPSRDRTIQLLLTQPKAKWFDDVKTPSVETCADIVSEAFNVAVNDLAKKHSKPGKGWQWGTIRPSKIDHMANLPGFGSQEFSTGGNSGIVNAMSGGAGPSWRMVVEMGPQVKGYGVYPGGQSGNPGSFYYTNMLQTWKEGKLNELLFLKSAGEKSERIKTTLTLKKDRH; via the coding sequence ATGCCTGTAGTACAATCCCATTCATCGGTAACCACCAACAAATTTGGCGCAGCATGGTTATTTAGCTACATTAGTATATCTGTTCAACCTTACATGAAAATCTTCCGGGCTTTGTTTTCTGTTGCGCTGTTGGGCGTGCTTATATGGGCGTTGCAAACCAAGTTTGGACCTGTGCCGCCTGTGGGTGGATTTATTAATCCGGCTACGGGGTTTTGGCAAAATGCCGAAAGTAAAAACTTAAAAAATGATGAAACTTTACAGTTAGACGGTTTGCAGGATGAGGTGATCATCCGTTATGATGAAAACCGGGTACCCCACATTTTTGCCAAAAACGAGCACGACCTATATTTTGCCCAAGGATACGTTACCGCAACCGACCGACTTTGGCAAATGGATATTCAAACCCGTAGCGCCGGAGGCCGTTTGGCCGAAGTGGTTGGCCCCGATGCTTTGGAAACCGACCGTTACCACCGCCGCACCGGCATGGTTTACGGTGCCGAAAACTCCTTGCGCGGCATGATGAAAGACCCGCGCACCAAACTGGCCGTGGAAGCTTACACCGCCGGTATTAACCAGTATGTGCGTAACCTCACCATACGCAACTACCCTATTGAATTTAAATTGTTGGGATACAAACCAGAAGAATGGACACCGTTGAACACCGCCCTGCTCCTCAAGCTCATGAGCGAAACCCTGGCCGGTGGATCTGACGATCTGGAGATGACCAACACGCTCAATAAGTTTGGTGCAGCTGTTACAAAGGATTTGTTCCCCGACCATAATTACCAGGAAGACCCGATTATTCCCACAGGTACCAAATGGAATTTTACGCCAGTACCAGTACCTAAAACATCCGAAAGTTTCAAGGCACAAATGATGAGCGGCAACAAGCCCAAAGCCAGGGTTGAAGGCATTGGCAGTAACAACTGGGCAGTGTCGGGTAGTAAAAGTGCATCGGGCTATCCGCTGCTGGCTAACGATCCGCATTTGAATCTTACTTTTCCATCCATCTGGTACCAAATTCAGCTTACGGCACCGGGCGTTAATGTGTGCGGGGTGTCACTACCGGGTTCGCCTTATGTAATCATTGGTTATAATAATAAAACCAGTTGGGGCTTTACCAATGTAGATGCCGATGTGCTGGACTGGTATCAGCTTAAGTTTAAAGACAATACTAAAAACGAATACTGGTACAACAACCGCTGGAACAAAACCACCCGCCGCACAGAGGTGATTAAGGTACGTGGCAAACCCGATGTTACCGAGCAGGTAATTTATACCCACTTTGGCCCGGTAGTTTATGAAGATAGTACGCAAAAATCGCGCAAGGTGCCCGTTAATGTTCCTGCTGGTACGGCACTAAGGTGGATCGCCCATGATGAGTCGAATGATTTGCTTGCTTTTCACCTGCTTAACCGGGGCAGTAATTACGATGATTACCGCAAGGCACTCACCTACTACTCGGCACCGGCGCAAAACTTTATTTTTGCCAGCACCGGTAAAGATATTGCCATTACGCCCAACGGCCGCTATCCGCTGAAATTTAAGGAGCAGGGCAAATTTATTTTAGACGGTACCGATGCTGCTAATGATTGGCAGGGGTGGATTCCGGCAGCGCACAACCCAACGGTGAAAAACCCGCCGCGCGGCTTTGTGAGTTCGGCCAACCAATCTTCAACGGATGCTACTTACCCTTATTACCTAAACTGGCAATTTGGCAACTATAACCGTGGCAAACGAATAAACAACCGCTTAGCCGCCATGAGCAATATTACGGCAGATAGCTTACGCCTGCTGCAAACCGACAATTACAGCATCACCGCGCATGATATTTTACCAACACTGCTAAATTACCTCGACCCAACCAAGTTAGACGCCACCCAACGCGCAGCTTTAACTGAGTTGAAGCAGTGGAACCTGTGTTACGATGCCACCTCTATTGGGGCAAGCATTTTTAACAGCTGGTGGGTAAACGTTTACTCCATGATTTGGAAAGACGATTTTGACTCCCCTAACGCTGATTTACGCTGGCCCAGCCGCGACCGTACCATTCAACTACTGCTTACCCAGCCCAAAGCCAAATGGTTCGACGATGTAAAAACCCCATCGGTTGAAACCTGTGCCGATATTGTGAGCGAAGCTTTTAATGTGGCGGTTAACGATTTAGCTAAAAAACACAGCAAGCCCGGCAAAGGCTGGCAATGGGGCACCATAAGGCCATCTAAAATTGACCATATGGCTAATTTACCGGGTTTCGGGTCTCAAGAGTTTTCTACCGGTGGCAATAGTGGCATAGTGAACGCCATGAGCGGCGGTGCCGGACCATCTTGGCGTATGGTTGTAGAGATGGGGCCGCAGGTTAAAGGTTATGGCGTTTACCCGGGTGGGCAATCGGGCAACCCCGGCAGTTTTTATTACACCAACATGCTGCAAACCTGGAAAGAAGGCAAGCTCAACGAACTGCTGTTCTTAAAATCGGCTGGTGAAAAATCAGAACGTATTAAAACGACATTGACATTAAAAAAAGATAGACACTAA
- a CDS encoding alpha-amylase family glycosyl hydrolase gives MLIDFVPNHVARTYNSDVKPEGIRDFGADDDVTQAFSPQNDFYYIPGVPFTVPQGYEPGGKGFRSPMKDGKFDENPAKGTGDDVFTASPSINNWFETIKLNYGVDFSGGYHMHFDPIPPVWTKMLHILSFWADKGIDGFRCDMVEYVPSEFWAWIIPQMKQRYPSLIFIGEAYQTHQYGNYLFNGQFDYLYDKVGLYDALKRLTRNEWGASTWQINAVWNHHCKDFDERMLRFMENHDEQRIASPDFAGDAWLAVPGMIVTATLNTGPVMIYFGQEVGEPATGASGFSGNDGRTTIFDYWGVPEHQKWVNNGAYDGGQLTDNQRSLRSFYSRLLNICTRHPAIYEGKFYELMMGNERNEGFNEHIYTYLRYTPTSRILVIVNFNRHEQYLHVTMPYELLGEFGLMGEARFTDLLTNEVFTAIEIGEGLRVKLPAMGGLILNF, from the coding sequence GTGCTTATCGACTTTGTGCCCAACCACGTTGCCCGTACCTACAACTCCGATGTAAAGCCCGAAGGCATACGCGATTTTGGTGCCGATGATGATGTTACGCAGGCATTCAGTCCACAAAATGATTTTTATTACATCCCAGGTGTGCCCTTTACCGTGCCGCAGGGTTACGAGCCGGGCGGTAAGGGGTTTCGCAGCCCCATGAAGGATGGTAAGTTTGATGAAAACCCTGCCAAAGGAACCGGTGATGATGTTTTTACGGCCAGCCCATCCATCAACAACTGGTTTGAAACCATCAAACTCAATTACGGGGTAGATTTTAGTGGTGGGTACCATATGCACTTTGACCCCATACCGCCTGTATGGACTAAAATGCTCCACATTTTAAGCTTTTGGGCCGATAAAGGCATTGATGGTTTCCGGTGCGATATGGTGGAATACGTTCCCTCAGAGTTTTGGGCATGGATCATACCCCAAATGAAACAACGTTACCCATCGCTTATATTCATTGGCGAAGCCTACCAAACCCATCAGTACGGTAATTACCTGTTTAACGGGCAGTTTGATTACCTGTACGATAAAGTGGGACTGTACGATGCCCTCAAACGCCTCACCCGTAACGAATGGGGTGCCAGTACCTGGCAAATAAACGCCGTTTGGAACCACCATTGTAAAGACTTTGACGAGCGCATGCTGCGCTTCATGGAAAACCACGATGAGCAGCGCATAGCCTCGCCTGATTTTGCCGGTGATGCCTGGCTGGCCGTTCCGGGAATGATCGTAACTGCTACGCTGAATACCGGCCCGGTAATGATTTACTTTGGGCAGGAAGTAGGCGAACCCGCAACCGGGGCCAGCGGCTTTAGCGGCAACGATGGCCGAACCACCATATTTGACTATTGGGGCGTACCCGAACATCAGAAATGGGTAAACAACGGTGCCTATGATGGAGGACAATTAACGGATAACCAGCGCAGCCTGCGTAGCTTTTACAGTCGCTTGCTTAATATTTGTACCCGGCACCCTGCTATTTATGAGGGCAAGTTTTATGAGCTGATGATGGGCAACGAGCGCAACGAAGGTTTTAACGAGCATATTTACACTTACCTGCGCTATACACCAACCAGCCGCATTTTGGTGATTGTTAATTTTAACCGGCACGAGCAGTATTTGCACGTAACCATGCCTTACGAATTATTGGGCGAATTTGGCCTCATGGGCGAAGCCCGCTTTACCGATCTATTGACTAACGAAGTTTTTACCGCCATTGAAATAGGCGAGGGGCTACGGGTTAAGCTACCGGCTATGGGTGGATTGATATTGAATTTTTAA
- a CDS encoding DoxX family protein, giving the protein MNVVQKVEHWGDVHHAKWLDAIRVLLGLIIFSKGIVFISQTGAQQDWILQNSMFSSTALTSMAIIHTVAFVHIVGGLLITMGLLTRFAVVIQIPILLGAIFFVNIARGFTFLNSELWLSIVVLLMLVVFWVVGSGAFSVDHWINMNRPVPKPQPHE; this is encoded by the coding sequence ATGAATGTAGTTCAAAAAGTGGAGCATTGGGGCGATGTACATCATGCCAAATGGCTCGACGCAATCCGTGTTTTATTAGGATTAATTATTTTTAGCAAGGGCATTGTATTTATTAGTCAAACCGGTGCGCAGCAGGATTGGATTTTGCAAAACAGCATGTTCAGTTCTACGGCGCTTACGTCAATGGCTATAATTCACACCGTGGCCTTTGTGCACATTGTGGGCGGGCTGCTCATTACCATGGGTTTATTAACGCGCTTTGCAGTGGTTATACAAATACCTATTTTGCTGGGTGCCATATTTTTTGTGAACATAGCCCGCGGGTTTACTTTCCTTAATTCCGAATTATGGCTATCAATTGTGGTACTGCTGATGCTTGTCGTGTTTTGGGTAGTAGGCTCGGGCGCGTTTTCGGTTGACCACTGGATAAACATGAACCGACCGGTACCTAAACCACAACCCCACGAATAA
- a CDS encoding DUF4440 domain-containing protein, with protein sequence MKHLNLIFIIALIGGTSAWAQTQSQKHLNQLIAAENGFVKLAADSGVKKAFLLSLDEKSINFDNNKPVDGLTLWKASAENKKAALIWHPANAAVSAFGDMGFTMGPAVYKPNIDSARGFNSYFFSVWKRNAAGKFKVVLDGGCRRPADAVMEAKLTDGKPLAKRPVSKPAKSLITVDQLENSFITACNADAKAAYHKHMADSAWALRPGKIAGKNKTDNLTMVINPKITECKYTFVSGETAQSNDLAYAYGTVTLNIINKAGVKQAANGFYVRTWQKLNGEWKIVGDMLSY encoded by the coding sequence ATGAAACACCTTAACCTTATTTTCATAATTGCACTTATTGGGGGTACCAGTGCATGGGCACAAACCCAATCACAAAAACATCTTAACCAATTAATTGCGGCCGAAAACGGCTTTGTAAAACTCGCTGCCGATTCGGGCGTAAAAAAAGCTTTCCTGCTATCGCTGGATGAAAAAAGCATCAATTTTGATAACAATAAACCTGTTGATGGCCTTACCCTTTGGAAGGCCTCTGCTGAAAATAAGAAAGCAGCGCTGATATGGCATCCGGCAAATGCTGCTGTTTCTGCATTTGGTGATATGGGCTTTACCATGGGGCCAGCCGTTTATAAACCTAATATCGATTCGGCACGGGGGTTTAACAGTTACTTTTTCTCGGTATGGAAACGCAACGCAGCAGGTAAATTTAAAGTTGTGCTTGATGGTGGCTGCCGCCGACCCGCCGATGCCGTAATGGAAGCTAAATTAACCGATGGCAAGCCGCTGGCGAAACGCCCGGTAAGCAAGCCAGCCAAAAGCTTGATAACTGTTGATCAGTTAGAAAACTCTTTTATTACAGCATGTAATGCTGATGCCAAAGCTGCCTATCATAAACATATGGCCGATAGCGCATGGGCCTTACGCCCCGGTAAAATAGCAGGTAAGAACAAAACTGATAACCTGACTATGGTCATCAATCCTAAAATTACTGAATGCAAATACACCTTCGTTAGTGGCGAAACGGCGCAAAGCAACGATTTAGCTTATGCCTACGGCACGGTTACCCTTAACATCATTAACAAAGCAGGCGTTAAGCAGGCGGCTAACGGGTTTTATGTGCGCACCTGGCAAAAGCTCAATGGCGAGTGGAAAATTGTTGGAGATATGTTGAGTTATTAA